A window from Solanum stenotomum isolate F172 chromosome 7, ASM1918654v1, whole genome shotgun sequence encodes these proteins:
- the LOC125870196 gene encoding uncharacterized protein LOC125870196, giving the protein MGGKCPHRSVKKRRYSHKQFRRTKFLVKGDDAVYDDLLKPEEQRKELPVDEDLPGMGQYYCMHCDRYFANVTVRDEHFKTKKHRKRVKIMMGPKPHTQLDADLAAGMGMPDNGPKLMSMS; this is encoded by the exons ATGGGAGGAAAGTGTCCACACAGGAGCGTGAAGAAGCGTAGATACTCTCACAAGCAATTTCGCCGTACAAAATTCCTTGTTAAAGGAGACGATGCTGTTTACGATGATCTGTTAAAGCCGGAGGAGCAACGGAAAGAGTTGCCCGTCGACGAAGATCTTCCCGGAATGGGTCAATACTACTGTATGCACTGCGA TCGATATTTTGCAAATGTTACTGTGAGGGATGAGCATTTCAAGACGAAGAAGCACAGGAAGCG TGTGAAAATAATGATGGGCCCTAAACCGCACACCCAACTTGATGCCGACTTAGCTGCTGGAATGGGCATGCCAGATAATGGTCCAAAGCTAATGTCAATGAGTTAG